A single genomic interval of Campylobacter concisus harbors:
- a CDS encoding polymorphic toxin type 50 domain-containing protein: protein MAENFVDSVLGDQSSINYKNYHALGENICSLGAAGKAAIKVGNKLSNINLSKKGTTTDKTTNNNLNSNGNDGIIVAEGKSVKIDINKQNKHIQGTNEYKTANQNGVTRSILTEDVENLLPKFGTGQKVNSVEIGLAGSKERIDFGKVIGYYIDENGNKLSTTKGIVHYGKNGAHIVPSNPN, encoded by the coding sequence ATGGCTGAAAATTTTGTAGATAGTGTCTTAGGTGATCAAAGCTCTATAAATTATAAAAATTATCACGCACTAGGTGAAAATATATGTTCTCTTGGAGCAGCTGGTAAAGCAGCCATAAAGGTAGGTAATAAGTTATCAAATATAAATTTAAGTAAAAAAGGCACAACAACAGATAAAACAACAAATAATAATCTAAATTCTAATGGCAATGACGGGATAATTGTTGCTGAGGGTAAGAGTGTTAAGATAGATATAAATAAACAAAACAAACATATACAAGGAACCAATGAATATAAAACAGCCAATCAAAATGGCGTAACAAGAAGTATTTTAACAGAAGATGTAGAAAATCTTTTGCCAAAATTTGGGACAGGTCAAAAAGTGAATAGTGTAGAAATCGGATTGGCTGGTTCAAAAGAAAGAATAGATTTTGGAAAAGTAATTGGTTATTATATAGATGAAAATGGTAACAAATTGTCTACCACAAAAGGAATAGTTCATTATGGTAAAAATGGTGCCCATATTGTTCCTAGTAATCCAAATTGA
- a CDS encoding MBL fold metallo-hydrolase encodes MGIFIVIVLFIVAVFVFMRFAPVFGGVPDIKSQKLIKASPNFNGKVFINLEPTIDMVKNNPQASMLNYIPQALFPPKDKLPTKPLPNLKFDANALKNGEFIWLGHVSLICKLDDKTIITDPVLHRAFPLPIGGKPFAYEHAITASDYPDVIDIALISHDHYDHLDHKTILELKDRICKFLVPLGVKAHLVKWGVDEDKIYEFDWFGDQKIGNLNFMFCPSRHFSGRTFKRNTTLWGGWAVEEAGFSFYFSGDGGYGKHFKMINEKFGAFDLVFIENGAYGDGWPYVHMKPEESAQALKDLGAKLGVPVHWGKFDLSYHAWDEPIKRFEKAAIKLELNYATPMIGEVFTTQNPPRKKWWEKI; translated from the coding sequence ATGGGAATTTTTATAGTTATAGTTTTGTTTATTGTTGCAGTTTTTGTATTTATGAGATTTGCCCCAGTTTTTGGTGGCGTGCCAGATATTAAAAGCCAAAAGCTGATAAAGGCTTCGCCAAATTTTAACGGCAAAGTTTTTATAAATTTAGAACCAACGATTGATATGGTAAAAAATAATCCACAAGCATCTATGTTAAATTACATTCCGCAAGCACTCTTTCCTCCAAAAGATAAGCTACCAACTAAGCCTTTACCAAATTTAAAATTTGACGCAAATGCCTTGAAAAACGGCGAGTTTATCTGGCTTGGGCACGTTAGCCTCATCTGTAAGCTTGATGACAAAACCATTATCACAGACCCAGTTTTGCACCGAGCATTTCCACTGCCAATTGGCGGTAAGCCCTTTGCCTACGAGCATGCTATCACCGCTAGTGACTACCCAGATGTGATCGATATCGCCCTCATCTCGCACGATCACTACGATCATCTTGATCATAAAACGATACTTGAGCTAAAAGATAGAATTTGCAAATTTCTAGTGCCGCTTGGCGTAAAAGCTCACCTTGTAAAATGGGGCGTTGATGAAGACAAAATTTATGAGTTTGACTGGTTTGGTGATCAAAAAATAGGAAATTTAAACTTCATGTTTTGTCCTTCAAGGCACTTTAGTGGGCGCACATTTAAAAGAAATACGACGCTTTGGGGTGGCTGGGCGGTTGAAGAGGCTGGCTTTAGCTTTTATTTTAGCGGAGATGGCGGATACGGCAAGCATTTTAAGATGATAAATGAGAAATTTGGTGCCTTTGATCTAGTTTTTATCGAAAATGGTGCTTACGGCGATGGCTGGCCTTACGTGCATATGAAGCCAGAGGAGTCAGCGCAAGCGCTAAAAGATCTTGGTGCAAAGCTTGGTGTACCGGTGCACTGGGGCAAATTTGATCTATCTTATCACGCTTGGGATGAGCCGATCAAGCGTTTTGAAAAGGCAGCGATAAAACTTGAGCTAAACTACGCAACGCCGATGATCGGAGAAGTTTTCACTACCCAAAATCCGCCTAGAAAAAAGTGGTGGGAGAAAATTTAG
- a CDS encoding 4Fe-4S dicluster domain-containing protein has translation MKKHKFVIADYKRCIGCATCMAACFKSAYERGKLSRARLSVLREATGVMPTQCRQCDDGPCANVCPTGALRFNDNCIELHEEICIGCKMCTIACPYGAISSSAELMPSVNYAVEPKYNLEVESQSGAKNIAVKCDMCFGRENGPACVDVCPTSALVMIDPEEGKHKLGKRIDYEAANKFATKILNGQGA, from the coding sequence ATGAAAAAACATAAATTTGTGATTGCCGATTATAAACGCTGTATAGGATGTGCAACCTGCATGGCTGCATGTTTTAAGAGCGCTTATGAACGCGGTAAGCTGTCACGTGCAAGGCTAAGTGTGCTAAGAGAAGCTACTGGCGTTATGCCAACTCAGTGCAGACAATGCGACGATGGTCCTTGTGCGAATGTGTGTCCAACTGGAGCATTGCGATTTAATGATAATTGCATCGAGCTTCACGAGGAAATTTGTATAGGCTGTAAGATGTGCACGATCGCTTGTCCTTACGGTGCGATAAGCTCAAGTGCAGAGCTTATGCCTTCAGTAAATTACGCTGTCGAGCCAAAGTACAACCTTGAGGTAGAGTCACAATCAGGTGCAAAAAATATCGCTGTCAAATGCGATATGTGCTTTGGTCGTGAGAACGGACCAGCCTGTGTTGATGTCTGTCCGACGAGTGCTCTTGTTATGATTGATCCAGAAGAGGGTAAGCATAAACTTGGCAAAAGGATAGATTATGAGGCAGCGAATAAATTTGCTACTAAAATTTTAAACGGACAAGGAGCATAA
- a CDS encoding proton-conducting transporter membrane subunit, whose amino-acid sequence MTTVYMLFLVSAVVSILLYCAPKAAVKVGFGLSALSCFYAMCHFVANMGVNDSFALADGFLYSPKFALNPLGNFFSFVVVFIGFASSVYGMSYADEYIKKANVGVFACLFNTFILSMLLVISADNVFCFVVLWELMTLISSFLIIVNDGKNTLKAVMVYLGIAQIGAFCITCGLLITAYYAGSFEFSAFMGVKMPFGASVATFILFLVGFGSKAGMWPFHVWLPQAHPAAPSNVSALMSGVMIKVALFTLVKFTLYLPLSTYFGLTILALGAASSLFGVLYALCQHDFKALLAYHSVENIGIILLGLGTGIYGVAAGNLTLAAVGFLAGCYHVVNHAIFKGLLFLCAGSVIHATHTQNMDILGGLAKKMPWTSLGMFIGIMGIAALPPVNGFVSEWFTYQGMLQGAMGEGTLVRYAFTLGVVALALTGVLVGMHLKLYAVIFAGTPRDQKIWENAKESPIGMVLGMIILMIGCVGFGLGANYIVDYIMQAVNSIAISDYKASLGAINVTSPIGSMISTPLIALVLCATMILPFIILAVMKANRDKPRETDPWACGFKYSSRMQMTGGPFTGDLRKIMQWLFRADKKIVTRNYFDAVEYHNHPKDIWWGMFYEPVIKWCMKFADKLGIVQSGYTNIYTLYILIYLCAILAVGYFLV is encoded by the coding sequence ATGACTACGGTTTATATGCTATTTCTTGTAAGTGCCGTCGTTAGCATCTTGCTCTACTGCGCTCCAAAGGCCGCTGTAAAGGTTGGTTTTGGACTAAGCGCTTTAAGCTGCTTTTATGCGATGTGTCACTTCGTTGCAAATATGGGAGTAAACGATAGTTTTGCTCTTGCGGATGGCTTTTTGTATTCGCCAAAATTTGCGCTAAATCCACTTGGAAATTTCTTTAGCTTTGTCGTTGTTTTCATAGGATTTGCAAGTAGCGTTTATGGTATGAGCTATGCAGACGAGTACATCAAAAAAGCAAACGTTGGCGTATTTGCATGTTTGTTTAATACGTTTATACTCTCAATGCTTCTAGTAATTAGCGCTGATAATGTATTTTGCTTTGTTGTTTTATGGGAGCTTATGACTCTTATCTCATCGTTCCTTATCATAGTAAATGATGGCAAAAACACTTTAAAAGCGGTCATGGTATATCTTGGTATCGCACAAATCGGTGCATTTTGTATCACCTGTGGCTTGCTTATCACAGCTTACTATGCAGGAAGCTTTGAATTTAGCGCATTTATGGGTGTTAAGATGCCATTTGGCGCTTCTGTTGCTACATTTATACTATTTCTAGTTGGATTTGGTAGCAAAGCTGGTATGTGGCCATTTCACGTTTGGCTTCCACAAGCTCACCCAGCAGCCCCATCAAATGTTTCAGCCCTTATGTCAGGCGTTATGATTAAAGTTGCTCTATTTACACTAGTTAAATTTACACTTTACCTACCACTTAGTACATATTTTGGTCTTACAATACTCGCTCTTGGTGCAGCTAGCTCACTATTTGGTGTTTTATACGCTCTTTGCCAACACGACTTTAAGGCTTTGCTTGCTTACCACTCAGTTGAGAACATAGGTATCATCTTGCTAGGTCTTGGCACAGGAATTTATGGCGTTGCAGCTGGAAATTTAACACTTGCAGCAGTAGGTTTTCTAGCAGGTTGCTACCACGTAGTTAACCACGCTATATTTAAAGGTCTTCTTTTCCTTTGCGCTGGTTCAGTTATCCACGCTACTCATACACAAAATATGGACATCCTTGGTGGTCTTGCTAAAAAAATGCCATGGACAAGCCTTGGTATGTTTATAGGTATTATGGGTATCGCAGCTTTACCTCCAGTAAATGGCTTTGTTTCAGAGTGGTTTACATATCAAGGTATGCTTCAAGGTGCAATGGGAGAAGGAACATTAGTTAGATATGCATTTACACTTGGCGTCGTAGCTCTTGCGCTAACAGGCGTTTTGGTTGGTATGCACCTTAAACTTTACGCTGTTATCTTTGCAGGTACTCCAAGAGATCAAAAAATTTGGGAAAATGCTAAAGAGAGTCCGATAGGTATGGTTCTTGGTATGATCATCCTAATGATAGGCTGCGTTGGCTTTGGTCTTGGCGCAAACTACATAGTTGATTACATCATGCAAGCTGTAAATTCTATCGCTATAAGCGACTATAAAGCTAGCCTTGGAGCTATAAATGTAACTTCACCAATAGGTAGTATGATCTCAACTCCGCTTATCGCTTTAGTTTTATGTGCGACTATGATTTTGCCATTTATCATCCTTGCTGTTATGAAAGCAAATAGAGATAAACCACGCGAGACTGATCCTTGGGCTTGCGGCTTTAAATATAGCTCACGTATGCAAATGACAGGTGGTCCATTTACAGGCGATCTTAGAAAGATCATGCAATGGCTATTTAGAGCTGATAAAAAGATCGTTACTAGAAATTATTTTGACGCGGTTGAATATCACAACCATCCAAAAGATATCTGGTGGGGAATGTTTTATGAGCCAGTCATTAAATGGTGTATGAAATTTGCCGATAAACTAGGCATCGTTCAAAGCGGATATACAAACATCTATACGCTTTATATCCTAATTTATCTTTGTGCCATACTTGCTGTGGGCTACTTTTTAGTTTAG
- a CDS encoding respiratory chain complex I subunit 1 family protein, with the protein MQTILLMIFQVVVIVLVAPLFDGMARKLRARLQSKQGSDFFQTYRDIIKLFRRGRTVPECSHWVFRWAPFFLFATSAAVLAAIPITYSKDTVFGAYSDIFVILYLGALLRFVFGAASMDSGNPFAATGGGREQMLGVYVEPVMIMCLIVVMLAAKTSNLIEIQEMVKTGVIGYQIPSFAVASIAFLWCMYVETGRKPFDVAEAEQELQEGLLGEYAGSDLGLVQASLILKQFAMIGLFLTIFEPWNFSNPFLAIIVFVIKTGVFYVAAVFIDNFGPRFKMTSSLRKNALGALAISFVALTLYVVGV; encoded by the coding sequence ATGCAAACTATACTTTTAATGATATTTCAAGTAGTCGTTATCGTTTTGGTAGCTCCTTTGTTTGATGGTATGGCAAGAAAACTAAGAGCTAGACTTCAATCAAAACAAGGTAGCGATTTCTTTCAAACATATCGTGATATTATAAAACTCTTTAGAAGAGGAAGAACCGTGCCTGAGTGCTCTCACTGGGTATTTAGATGGGCTCCATTTTTCCTTTTTGCAACTTCAGCTGCAGTGCTAGCTGCTATACCTATAACATATAGCAAAGATACTGTTTTTGGAGCGTATTCAGATATATTTGTGATCCTTTATCTTGGCGCATTGCTTAGATTTGTATTTGGTGCAGCTTCAATGGATAGCGGCAACCCATTTGCAGCAACAGGCGGCGGCAGGGAGCAAATGCTGGGTGTATATGTTGAGCCAGTTATGATCATGTGCCTAATCGTAGTAATGCTTGCAGCTAAAACATCAAATTTAATTGAGATCCAAGAGATGGTAAAAACTGGCGTTATAGGATATCAAATCCCAAGCTTTGCCGTAGCTTCTATCGCATTTTTATGGTGTATGTATGTTGAGACCGGTAGAAAACCATTTGACGTAGCTGAAGCTGAACAAGAGCTTCAAGAGGGCTTGCTTGGCGAGTATGCAGGTAGCGACCTTGGTTTAGTTCAAGCATCACTTATATTAAAACAGTTTGCTATGATCGGACTTTTCCTAACTATATTTGAGCCATGGAATTTTAGCAATCCTTTCTTAGCTATTATCGTTTTTGTGATAAAAACTGGAGTATTTTACGTAGCAGCTGTCTTTATAGACAACTTTGGACCACGCTTTAAAATGACTTCATCTTTACGCAAAAATGCACTTGGTGCACTTGCTATCTCGTTTGTTGCACTAACACTTTATGTAGTAGGAGTGTGA